A window of the Microcoleus sp. bin38.metabat.b11b12b14.051 genome harbors these coding sequences:
- a CDS encoding SirB1 family protein, which yields MDFPQARQLFYQEINQPDRAIDLAKAALYVALEEYHNFDPLEYLNVLDTIAGEVRSRLPPQNYPLRIVQTINRYLYEDLLFAGNEADYYDPRNSFLNQVIDRRMGIPISLSLVYLEVAKRIDFPMVGIGMPGHFLIRPDFEDAGIFIDAFNKGEILFPEDCQERLAQIYGQPMALEPAFLAPVSSRQLLGRMLGNLKAIYLQQRDAVRVLGAIERILLLFPHSLLEMRDRGILYYQLGRLVEARYDLEIYLRNAPNAEDAAAIRQLLERIDGN from the coding sequence ATGGATTTTCCGCAAGCCCGACAACTCTTTTACCAAGAAATTAATCAGCCCGATCGCGCGATCGATCTGGCGAAAGCCGCGCTGTACGTGGCTTTGGAAGAATACCATAATTTCGATCCCCTGGAGTATCTCAACGTTCTCGACACGATCGCAGGTGAAGTGCGATCGCGCCTCCCGCCACAGAATTATCCGCTGCGGATCGTGCAAACTATTAACCGTTATTTATACGAGGATTTGCTGTTTGCGGGGAATGAGGCGGATTATTACGACCCTCGCAATAGCTTTTTAAATCAAGTGATCGATCGCCGCATGGGAATACCCATTTCTTTGTCTTTGGTTTATTTGGAAGTTGCGAAGCGGATTGATTTTCCGATGGTGGGGATTGGGATGCCGGGACATTTTTTAATTAGACCGGATTTTGAGGATGCTGGGATTTTTATTGATGCGTTTAACAAAGGCGAGATATTATTTCCTGAAGATTGTCAAGAGAGACTTGCTCAAATTTACGGTCAACCGATGGCGTTGGAACCGGCTTTTTTGGCGCCAGTAAGCAGCCGCCAGTTGTTAGGGCGAATGCTGGGAAATCTGAAGGCTATTTATTTGCAACAGCGGGATGCTGTGAGGGTGTTGGGGGCGATCGAGCGGATTTTGCTGCTATTTCCCCACTCGCTGTTAGAAATGCGCGATCGCGGAATTCTTTACTATCAACTGGGGCGCTTGGTCGAGGCGCGCTACGATTTGGAAATTTACCTGAGAAATGCTCCGAATGCTGAGGATGCTGCTGCAATTCGCCAATTGCTGGAACGGATCGATGGGAACTAA
- a CDS encoding alpha/beta hydrolase, which yields MNFKFQQGYLNAIQQQSAHLTKKMSKRLSLGLALLLSTSTVFLSSGKALALDKVTVKYGAVDVTLPMSDLQSFAQTGKPSSQLQSVLSLAKQTPESVREILTREVALDSQIVSRLANTYFGEIVFKQLGEVAYTPATKAQSAPALRDAFVAASKDGKISLMEVMQNYTPPALEVDGNQAMAIYQRVIKDVQDLQAMYQNSAALQSTAGQARQMICQPNSSGSAK from the coding sequence ATGAACTTTAAGTTTCAACAAGGTTATCTCAACGCAATCCAACAGCAGTCAGCTCATTTAACTAAAAAAATGTCAAAGCGTTTATCATTAGGTTTGGCACTTTTGCTCTCGACAAGTACAGTATTCCTGAGCAGTGGCAAAGCCTTGGCATTAGACAAAGTTACCGTAAAATACGGTGCTGTTGACGTAACTTTACCGATGAGCGATTTGCAAAGCTTTGCACAAACAGGCAAACCATCATCTCAACTGCAAAGCGTTCTGAGTCTTGCGAAACAAACTCCCGAATCGGTGCGGGAAATATTAACGCGGGAAGTAGCTTTAGATTCCCAAATAGTATCGCGGCTGGCAAATACTTATTTTGGGGAAATTGTTTTCAAACAATTGGGCGAGGTTGCTTATACCCCAGCAACCAAGGCACAAAGCGCGCCGGCACTTCGCGATGCTTTCGTCGCCGCTTCCAAAGATGGCAAAATATCGCTGATGGAAGTGATGCAAAATTACACTCCTCCGGCTTTAGAAGTTGATGGCAATCAAGCTATGGCTATTTACCAACGAGTGATTAAAGACGTGCAAGATTTGCAAGCTATGTATCAGAATTCTGCGGCTTTGCAAAGTACAGCAGGTCAAGCAAGACAAATGATTTGTCAGCCGAATTCATCGGGAAGTGCGAAATAA
- a CDS encoding SRPBCC family protein: MSIRQVFEQSIEIRAAATLVERCIVDRTLMHKWLNPLLRCDPEGEWDTAVGSRSLFIIKIPVLQPTLESVVLERQPGLIVWGFDGYFKGCDRWECQPQIQGTLLINRFEFQIPNPLIRFGFNQFAAAWTEKDMKSQLRRLKRVAEQLSQELGKV, translated from the coding sequence ATGTCAATTCGTCAAGTTTTCGAGCAATCCATTGAAATTCGCGCTGCTGCTACCTTGGTGGAGCGCTGTATAGTCGATCGCACTTTAATGCACAAATGGCTCAATCCTTTGCTGCGCTGCGATCCCGAAGGCGAATGGGATACTGCTGTAGGAAGTCGCAGCTTGTTTATCATAAAAATTCCCGTTTTGCAACCCACTTTAGAGAGTGTTGTGTTGGAGCGACAACCCGGTTTAATTGTGTGGGGGTTCGACGGATATTTCAAAGGATGCGATCGCTGGGAATGCCAGCCCCAAATCCAAGGAACTCTCTTAATTAACCGCTTTGAATTTCAAATTCCCAATCCTTTAATTAGATTTGGTTTCAATCAATTTGCCGCCGCTTGGACGGAAAAAGACATGAAAAGCCAACTCCGCCGACTCAAACGGGTAGCCGAGCAATTATCTCAAGAACTTGGCAAGGTGTAA
- a CDS encoding transposase encodes MQLVERHIIKPNHRFYREADRLSWLCKNLYNSANYIYRQNFFANQQTNALAVYHAIKASEDYKALPAKVAQTTLGLVLKAWTSYHLAVRNYQEDPIKFKAPPQIPHYKGAREHKRADGRYVVVFNCQAVSKRALKKGYARPSGTNIWLPSKVTSILEIRIVPKVGCYIVEVVYEKLEQPLQVNQRVSAIDLGLNNLATLTYNVAGLVPKIYDGRAIKSTNQYCNQASATLKSLLPAAQKNSKKLVKLWHKRNCKVDYYLHTTSSAIIKELVNHQIGLLVVGWNQDFKDGINPGLVDGQKFASIPHRRFVQMLQYKAQLAGIKVVLVEESYTSICSALDLEAIQKKSEYIGCRLKRGLFRTKTGQLINADVNGSLNIGRKAVGNGFIPNSIEGFVVNPVRLKAYKH; translated from the coding sequence ATGCAGTTAGTTGAAAGGCACATCATCAAACCGAATCATAGGTTTTATCGAGAAGCCGATCGACTGTCATGGCTCTGCAAAAATCTTTACAACTCGGCTAACTACATCTACCGTCAAAACTTTTTCGCCAACCAACAAACAAACGCTCTGGCTGTTTATCACGCGATCAAAGCCAGCGAGGATTACAAAGCACTGCCCGCCAAGGTAGCGCAAACTACCCTCGGTTTGGTGCTCAAAGCGTGGACTAGCTACCATTTGGCGGTGCGAAACTATCAGGAAGACCCAATTAAATTTAAAGCACCACCGCAAATCCCCCATTATAAAGGTGCCAGAGAACACAAAAGAGCAGACGGGCGCTATGTAGTTGTATTTAATTGTCAAGCTGTCAGCAAAAGAGCCTTGAAAAAAGGATATGCTCGCCCCTCAGGGACTAATATTTGGTTGCCCTCAAAAGTGACCTCGATTCTGGAAATCCGGATAGTTCCCAAGGTGGGTTGTTATATTGTCGAGGTCGTTTACGAAAAGTTAGAACAGCCTTTACAAGTCAATCAGAGAGTAAGTGCCATAGATTTAGGATTAAACAATCTGGCAACATTAACCTACAATGTGGCTGGGTTAGTACCAAAAATCTACGACGGACGGGCGATTAAGTCTACCAACCAATACTGCAATCAAGCTTCAGCGACATTAAAATCGTTGCTGCCGGCCGCACAAAAAAACAGTAAAAAACTTGTTAAATTGTGGCACAAGCGTAATTGCAAAGTGGATTATTACCTCCACACAACGAGTTCGGCAATTATCAAAGAACTCGTCAATCATCAAATTGGGTTGCTGGTTGTAGGCTGGAACCAAGATTTTAAAGATGGGATTAATCCGGGTCTGGTTGACGGTCAAAAGTTTGCCAGCATTCCCCATCGGCGGTTCGTGCAAATGTTGCAGTACAAAGCACAACTTGCCGGAATTAAAGTTGTGTTAGTAGAGGAGAGTTACACATCCATCTGTTCGGCATTGGATTTGGAAGCAATTCAAAAAAAATCAGAGTACATTGGCTGTAGGCTAAAGAGAGGATTGTTCAGAACAAAAACTGGACAACTAATCAATGCAGATGTCAACGGTTCTTTGAATATTGGCAGAAAAGCAGTCGGAAATGGGTTTATCCCAAATTCGATAGAGGGTTTTGTAGTTAACCCAGTACGGTTAAAAGCGTACAAACATTGA
- a CDS encoding mechanosensitive ion channel, giving the protein MNETWQEITQPISGKIAVMSDGLRPATLRILAQAPVAPNPLTDAQNGISNIFQGSTSIENLVWAIGILLIGLIVSALVSSLVGGLLKKTTIDNRLAGWITGRPEGEGSPQVEKWISTAVFWIIFIFFLVAFFNRLNLSAVSQPLNTFLNQIAGALPKLAKALIFLGIAWVLATVSKLAVSRAMRTFGVDERLNQQVGTAPTETPLLLSDTLANALYWFIFLLFLPLVLESLDLQQALLPVNNLLNQILAAIPKILEAVLIGFVGWLLAQVVQRIVTNLLAAAGADSLGARFGISRSSGGQSLSWIIGTVVYVLILIPTAIAALNALDIQAISLPAIAMLNTILGALPNIFTAAIILAIAYILGRWIGDLVTNILTGIGFNNVFSWLGMQPKQPLRLPPSSIDPEATILQEPEVPTRTPSEFVGIVVQVGIILFAVVAATDVVKIPALTAIVSGIVLVAGRVLSGLVVFAIGLYLANLAFGLIASSGTRQARLLGQTARIAVIAFVGALALQQMGIGSDIVNLAFGLLLGAIAVGIALAFGLGGREIAADELRGWLASFKQDKTPRL; this is encoded by the coding sequence ATGAATGAAACTTGGCAAGAAATAACTCAACCGATATCGGGCAAAATAGCGGTCATGTCCGATGGCTTACGCCCCGCTACGCTACGCATTTTGGCACAGGCTCCTGTCGCCCCGAATCCGCTGACAGATGCCCAAAACGGAATTAGCAATATATTTCAGGGCTCGACAAGCATTGAAAATCTCGTCTGGGCGATCGGCATCCTGCTAATTGGCTTGATAGTATCAGCCCTCGTCTCATCTTTAGTGGGGGGATTGCTCAAAAAGACGACCATTGACAACCGCTTAGCTGGTTGGATTACCGGGCGCCCGGAAGGAGAAGGATCTCCGCAAGTGGAAAAATGGATTTCCACTGCGGTATTCTGGATCATTTTTATCTTTTTCCTAGTCGCCTTTTTCAACAGGCTGAATCTCTCGGCGGTTTCGCAACCGCTGAATACTTTTCTCAATCAAATTGCTGGTGCTTTGCCGAAGTTAGCCAAAGCCCTAATTTTCTTGGGAATTGCTTGGGTGCTGGCGACAGTTTCCAAATTGGCTGTATCGCGTGCGATGCGGACTTTTGGGGTAGATGAGCGCTTGAACCAGCAGGTGGGTACTGCACCTACCGAGACTCCTTTGCTGCTGAGCGATACTCTGGCAAATGCGCTGTATTGGTTCATTTTTCTGCTGTTTTTGCCGTTGGTTCTCGAATCGCTGGATTTACAGCAGGCTCTGCTGCCAGTGAATAATTTGCTGAACCAAATTTTGGCGGCAATTCCGAAGATTTTGGAAGCGGTGCTGATTGGGTTTGTCGGCTGGCTGCTGGCTCAAGTTGTGCAGCGGATTGTCACGAATCTGCTGGCGGCGGCTGGGGCTGACAGTTTGGGCGCTCGCTTTGGGATTTCGCGGAGCTCTGGCGGACAATCGCTGTCGTGGATTATCGGCACAGTTGTCTATGTGTTGATTTTGATTCCCACGGCGATCGCAGCTTTGAACGCTTTGGACATCCAAGCGATTTCCTTGCCGGCAATCGCGATGCTCAATACGATTCTGGGCGCGCTTCCCAACATTTTTACAGCAGCGATAATTCTCGCGATTGCTTACATTTTGGGGCGCTGGATCGGCGATTTGGTGACAAATATCTTGACGGGAATTGGCTTTAACAATGTCTTTTCTTGGTTGGGAATGCAGCCGAAACAGCCGCTGCGACTGCCCCCGAGTTCGATCGATCCTGAAGCCACGATTCTTCAAGAGCCCGAAGTTCCGACTCGCACTCCTTCGGAGTTTGTGGGCATTGTGGTGCAAGTGGGTATTATCCTGTTTGCTGTGGTAGCTGCTACCGACGTGGTGAAAATTCCAGCGCTGACGGCGATTGTTAGCGGTATTGTGCTGGTTGCAGGTAGGGTTTTATCGGGTTTGGTCGTATTTGCGATCGGCCTGTATTTGGCGAATTTGGCCTTTGGTTTAATTGCCAGTTCTGGAACTCGTCAAGCGCGGCTGTTGGGTCAAACGGCTCGGATCGCGGTGATTGCATTTGTTGGAGCCTTGGCGCTGCAACAGATGGGCATTGGCAGCGATATTGTGAATTTGGCCTTTGGACTGTTGCTCGGGGCGATCGCAGTTGGGATTGCTCTAGCATTTGGTTTGGGCGGGCGCGAGATTGCGGCCGACGAACTTCGCGGATGGTTAGCGTCGTTTAAACAAGATAAGACGCCACGTTTGTAA
- a CDS encoding polynucleotide kinase-phosphatase: MKITIPELSLVLLIGASGSGKSTFARQHFQPTEIISSDYCRGLVSDDENNQAATADAFEVLHLIAAKRLAAGKLTVIDATNVQPESRKPLLELARKYHCFLVAIVLDLPEKLCADRNQQRPNRNFGSHVIRRHIQSLRRSLRNLDREGFRYVHILRSPEDIAAVQIERQTLWNNRKQDTGPFDIIGDVHGCCGELSQLLQQLGYQIVPNSSASGFWDYPTYAHPEGRKAVFLGDLVDRGPRILDTLKLVHNMVVASTALCVPGNHDIKLLRKLSGKNVKINHGLEQTLAEIAALPDELHESAIAQISQFLDSLIGHYVLDGGKLVVAHAGMKAELQGRASARVRDFALYGETTGEIDEFGLPVRYNWAAEYRGQAAVVYGHTPIPETEWLNNTVDIDTGCVFGGKLTALRYPEREFVSVPAAMIYCEPAKPIAFPSTSTSLNKDIDSFDTPNLTAQQQFDDVLDISDVLGKRIISTRLQRNIAIREENAIAALEVMSRFAANPKWLIYLPPTMSPAATSQEPGLLEHPAEAFSYYQQQGVSTVVCEEKHMGSRAVVIVCRDESVAKRRFGILNNSIGICYTRTGRHFFDNSILETEFLTRVNRALSASNFWDKFQTNWVCLDCELMPWSAKAQGLLQEQYAAVGTASRHGFAEAVLNLEQAQQRGVEVDSMLASYRERAELGDRYIHAYQRYCWPVKSISDLKLAPFHILATEGNVHTDQNHCWHMEQIAEICNFDLELLLATEYKVVRIADLDSQSAGIQWWEKMTDAGGEGMVVKPMEFIVKNSKGLVQPAIKCRGKEYLRIIYGLEYSLPEHLDKLRSRGLSGKRSLALREFALGVEALERFVAGAPLRQVHECVFGVLAMESEPVDPRL, encoded by the coding sequence ATGAAAATTACGATTCCCGAATTATCTTTAGTCCTGCTAATCGGTGCATCCGGTTCCGGTAAATCCACCTTTGCACGCCAGCATTTTCAACCGACAGAAATCATTTCATCGGATTACTGCCGCGGCCTCGTTTCTGATGACGAAAACAATCAAGCGGCCACCGCTGATGCTTTTGAAGTGCTGCATTTAATCGCTGCTAAACGTCTGGCTGCGGGTAAATTAACTGTGATTGATGCTACGAATGTTCAGCCGGAAAGTCGCAAACCTTTATTAGAATTAGCCCGAAAATATCATTGCTTTTTAGTTGCGATCGTGCTAGATTTACCTGAGAAATTGTGTGCCGATCGCAATCAACAGCGTCCAAACCGCAATTTTGGCAGTCATGTCATTCGCCGCCACATTCAGAGTTTAAGACGATCGCTCCGAAATCTCGATCGCGAAGGCTTCCGCTACGTTCACATCCTCCGTTCCCCAGAAGACATCGCAGCAGTCCAAATCGAGAGACAAACCCTGTGGAACAACCGCAAACAGGACACCGGCCCCTTTGACATCATCGGCGACGTTCACGGATGCTGCGGCGAATTGTCACAATTGCTGCAACAGTTGGGCTATCAAATTGTCCCAAACTCCAGCGCATCCGGCTTTTGGGATTATCCCACCTACGCGCATCCAGAAGGGCGTAAAGCCGTGTTTTTGGGTGATTTGGTCGATCGAGGCCCGCGCATTCTCGACACCCTCAAACTCGTGCACAACATGGTAGTCGCATCAACCGCATTGTGTGTCCCCGGAAATCACGACATCAAGTTATTGCGAAAACTCAGCGGCAAAAACGTCAAAATCAACCACGGACTCGAACAAACCTTAGCAGAAATAGCAGCTTTACCCGATGAATTGCACGAATCTGCGATCGCACAAATTAGCCAATTTCTCGATAGTTTAATCGGACATTACGTCCTCGACGGCGGCAAATTAGTAGTCGCCCACGCCGGAATGAAAGCAGAACTTCAAGGACGCGCATCCGCCCGCGTTCGAGATTTCGCATTATACGGAGAAACCACCGGCGAAATCGATGAATTCGGCTTACCAGTCCGCTACAATTGGGCGGCCGAATATCGAGGTCAAGCTGCTGTTGTTTACGGACATACGCCGATTCCCGAAACAGAATGGTTGAACAATACTGTGGATATTGATACCGGCTGTGTTTTCGGCGGCAAACTAACAGCTTTGCGGTATCCCGAAAGAGAATTTGTCAGCGTTCCGGCGGCGATGATTTACTGCGAACCCGCCAAACCGATCGCCTTTCCATCCACTTCAACTTCACTTAACAAAGATATTGACAGTTTTGACACACCAAATCTCACCGCCCAACAGCAGTTTGACGACGTGCTCGACATTTCCGACGTGCTCGGAAAACGCATCATTTCAACACGCCTGCAACGTAACATAGCAATTCGCGAAGAAAATGCGATCGCCGCCTTGGAAGTAATGAGCAGATTTGCAGCCAATCCCAAATGGCTAATTTACTTACCGCCCACCATGTCTCCCGCTGCAACTTCCCAAGAACCTGGACTTTTAGAACATCCAGCCGAAGCATTTAGCTACTACCAACAGCAAGGCGTATCGACAGTTGTATGTGAAGAAAAGCACATGGGTTCCCGTGCAGTTGTCATTGTTTGTCGCGACGAATCGGTAGCTAAACGGCGCTTTGGGATTCTCAACAACAGCATTGGCATTTGCTACACTCGTACAGGACGACATTTTTTCGATAATTCTATCTTAGAAACAGAGTTTTTAACGCGGGTAAATCGCGCTCTTTCTGCCAGCAACTTTTGGGATAAATTTCAAACTAATTGGGTTTGTTTGGACTGCGAATTAATGCCTTGGTCTGCAAAAGCTCAAGGTTTATTGCAAGAACAATATGCTGCTGTAGGAACCGCATCTCGTCACGGGTTTGCGGAGGCGGTTCTGAACCTAGAACAGGCGCAACAGCGGGGAGTTGAGGTTGATTCTATGTTGGCTAGCTACCGAGAAAGAGCCGAATTGGGCGATCGCTACATTCATGCCTACCAGCGCTATTGCTGGCCCGTAAAATCCATCTCCGACCTTAAGTTAGCGCCTTTTCACATCTTGGCAACCGAGGGAAATGTTCACACCGATCAGAATCACTGCTGGCACATGGAACAAATAGCAGAAATCTGTAATTTTGACCTAGAATTGTTATTAGCTACTGAATACAAAGTAGTTAGAATTGCCGATCTTGACAGTCAATCCGCAGGGATTCAATGGTGGGAAAAAATGACCGATGCTGGGGGCGAGGGGATGGTGGTTAAACCGATGGAATTTATTGTAAAAAATAGCAAAGGATTGGTACAGCCTGCGATCAAATGTCGGGGTAAAGAGTATTTGCGAATTATTTATGGTCTGGAATATTCTTTGCCGGAACATTTAGACAAATTGCGATCGCGCGGGCTTTCCGGGAAGCGTTCTTTAGCTTTGCGAGAATTTGCTCTTGGTGTAGAAGCCTTGGAGCGATTTGTGGCGGGCGCTCCGTTGAGGCAGGTTCACGAGTGCGTTTTCGGAGTTTTAGCAATGGAAAGCGAACCTGTCGATCCGAGATTGTAA
- a CDS encoding AbrB/MazE/SpoVT family DNA-binding domain-containing protein — protein MSKSIQTRIVKIGDFQGIRIPKSLLEQIGICEEVEIEVEGDRIVIRVALKPRIGWNEAFTKMAEQHDDVLLDDFTTTEWDEVDWKW, from the coding sequence ATGAGTAAATCTATCCAAACCCGCATCGTTAAAATTGGTGATTTTCAGGGAATTCGCATTCCCAAATCTTTATTAGAGCAGATTGGTATTTGCGAAGAAGTAGAAATCGAAGTTGAGGGCGATCGGATTGTCATTCGTGTAGCACTAAAACCGCGAATAGGTTGGAATGAAGCCTTTACAAAAATGGCAGAACAACATGATGATGTCTTACTTGATGATTTCACGACTACTGAGTGGGATGAGGTTGACTGGAAATGGTAG
- a CDS encoding 3' terminal RNA ribose 2'-O-methyltransferase Hen1, with the protein MLLTISTTRVPATDLGYLLHKHPDRLQCFPMTFGQASVFYPEANADKCTAALLLDVDPVGLVRGKSKSDDRPLQQYVNDRPYVASSFLSVALAQVFGTALSGRCKDRPELAETAIPLTVKLSVLPCRGGEKFLRQMFEPLGYQVAAKPLILDDKFPEWGASPYFAVELENTLRLADLLSHLYVLIPVLDDDKHYWVGDDEIDKLLRHGEGWLNSHPAREQIANRYLKRQRRLTRLAVAQLAEEDNLDPDDIAVVRASEEEVLEQRISLNEQRLEAVMEVLKASGAQRVVDLGCGEGKLLRLLLAESALAKPSQRIAQITGVDVSYRALEIAKERLQVDRFSPAQQSRLQLIQSSLIYRDSRLTDFDAAAVIEVIEHLDLERLAAFERVLFEFVRPKLAIVTTPNIEYNVRFENLPAGKFRHRDHRFEWTRTEFQAWAHGVAERFGFGVDFRGIGSEDLEVGSPTQMAVFTR; encoded by the coding sequence ATGTTATTAACCATATCAACAACTCGCGTTCCTGCTACTGATTTGGGCTATTTGCTGCACAAACATCCCGATCGCCTTCAATGCTTCCCGATGACTTTCGGACAAGCCAGCGTCTTTTATCCTGAAGCCAATGCAGACAAGTGCACGGCGGCTTTGCTGTTAGATGTCGATCCGGTGGGTTTGGTGCGCGGCAAGTCGAAATCGGACGATCGCCCTTTGCAACAATACGTCAACGATCGCCCCTACGTAGCCTCTTCCTTTCTCAGTGTCGCCCTCGCCCAGGTCTTCGGTACAGCCCTATCCGGGCGCTGCAAAGACCGCCCAGAACTCGCAGAAACTGCCATTCCGCTGACTGTTAAGCTGTCGGTTTTGCCCTGTCGTGGCGGCGAGAAGTTCCTGCGGCAAATGTTTGAACCGCTGGGCTATCAAGTCGCAGCAAAACCTCTGATTCTTGATGATAAATTTCCCGAATGGGGCGCGAGTCCTTACTTTGCTGTGGAACTGGAAAATACACTGCGGTTGGCGGATTTGTTGAGTCATCTTTACGTATTAATTCCTGTGTTGGATGACGATAAACATTATTGGGTTGGTGATGATGAAATCGATAAGTTATTGCGTCACGGTGAAGGTTGGTTGAACTCGCATCCCGCCCGCGAACAAATTGCTAATCGCTATTTGAAACGACAGCGCCGTTTGACTCGCCTTGCTGTGGCACAATTAGCAGAAGAAGATAATCTAGATCCTGACGATATCGCAGTTGTTCGTGCTTCGGAAGAGGAAGTTTTAGAACAGCGAATTAGCCTCAACGAACAACGTTTAGAAGCTGTGATGGAGGTTTTAAAAGCCAGCGGTGCTCAGCGAGTGGTAGATTTGGGCTGCGGTGAGGGAAAACTGCTACGATTGCTTTTAGCCGAAAGTGCGTTAGCGAAGCCCTCGCAGAGGATCGCCCAAATCACGGGAGTCGATGTTTCCTATCGGGCTTTGGAAATTGCCAAGGAACGATTGCAGGTCGATCGCTTTTCTCCCGCACAGCAATCTCGCTTACAATTGATCCAAAGTTCCCTGATCTATCGGGACAGTCGCTTGACGGATTTTGACGCAGCAGCGGTGATTGAAGTGATCGAACACCTTGATTTAGAACGGTTGGCTGCTTTTGAACGGGTTTTATTTGAGTTTGTGCGGCCGAAATTGGCGATCGTCACAACTCCCAATATTGAATATAATGTTCGGTTTGAAAACTTGCCGGCGGGCAAATTTCGCCACCGCGATCACCGTTTTGAGTGGACGCGCACAGAGTTTCAGGCTTGGGCGCATGGGGTTGCGGAACGGTTTGGTTTTGGGGTGGATTTTCGAGGAATTGGATCGGAGGATTTAGAGGTGGGTTCGCCTACGCAAATGGCAGTATTCACCCGGTGA
- a CDS encoding D-alanine--D-alanine ligase → MSVLRVLHLVGSAVDEFYGDLSRLYAENCLEFTANSALYEFHIAYVSPDGQWRFPKSLSSEDLAQAEPMSLAEAVQVLTALNIDVMLPQMFCLPGMTYYRALFDLLNIPYIGNTSDVMALTANKAKAKAVVAAAGVSVPEGELLRAGETPTIAPPAVLKPVDADNSLGVVLVKNPADYDSALKTAFGYSDEVLVESFIELGREVRCGIIVQDGELVCLPLEEYLMDKDERPIRSYEDKLKRDESGDLTMVAKDNNKSWIVDPSDPITERVWEAAKKCHVALGCRHYSLFDFRIDPNGKPWFLEAGLYCSFARTSVISAMVKASGTSLDTLFQTMLNNAL, encoded by the coding sequence ATGTCAGTATTGCGTGTTTTGCATTTGGTGGGTTCTGCTGTTGACGAATTTTACGGCGATTTATCGCGGCTTTACGCCGAAAATTGTCTGGAATTCACCGCCAATTCAGCACTCTATGAATTTCATATTGCCTACGTTTCGCCCGATGGCCAATGGCGCTTTCCAAAATCTCTAAGTAGTGAGGATCTCGCCCAAGCCGAACCCATGTCCTTAGCTGAAGCAGTTCAGGTTCTGACAGCACTCAACATTGATGTAATGTTACCACAAATGTTTTGCCTTCCTGGCATGACATACTATCGAGCTTTGTTTGATTTGTTGAACATTCCCTACATCGGAAATACTTCGGATGTGATGGCGCTGACTGCTAACAAAGCCAAAGCCAAGGCCGTTGTAGCCGCCGCAGGTGTAAGTGTTCCCGAAGGAGAATTGCTGCGCGCGGGAGAGACTCCCACAATTGCCCCTCCCGCAGTGCTCAAACCTGTGGATGCAGATAATTCTTTGGGGGTAGTCTTGGTGAAAAATCCTGCTGATTATGACTCTGCTTTGAAGACAGCATTTGGTTATTCAGATGAGGTATTGGTAGAGTCATTTATTGAACTCGGCAGAGAAGTCAGATGTGGCATTATTGTTCAGGATGGTGAGCTTGTGTGCTTACCGCTGGAAGAGTACCTGATGGACAAGGATGAGCGGCCGATTCGGAGTTATGAAGATAAGCTCAAACGAGATGAAAGTGGTGACTTAACTATGGTTGCTAAGGATAATAATAAATCATGGATTGTCGATCCTAGTGACCCGATTACTGAGAGGGTTTGGGAGGCTGCTAAAAAATGTCATGTAGCCTTGGGCTGCCGGCATTATAGTCTGTTCGATTTTCGCATCGATCCTAACGGTAAGCCTTGGTTTTTGGAAGCTGGGTTATATTGTTCTTTTGCTCGAACGAGTGTGATTTCTGCGATGGTAAAAGCGTCGGGTACTTCTCTGGATACGCTTTTTCAGACAATGTTGAATAACGCGCTTTGA